Proteins encoded by one window of Gordonia jinghuaiqii:
- a CDS encoding DUF2235 domain-containing protein — protein MKKRLVICCDGTWKSSKDPRISNVEKIARAVRTEAADGAVQLVHYVNGVGTGSGWSDRIIGGAFGRGLDSNLIDAYRFLVLNYEPDDEIFVFGFSRGAYTARSLVGMIGRVGLVTPGELAANPTENLFEKVLQLYRGDPGAMPRNTPGEPVKIQFIGVFDTVGALGVPGITRFRHKFHDVNLGDKVRFARQALAIDERRLTFDPCVWSTAGNTRTDVKQVWFEGVHSDIGGGLDTAEPSELTLAWMVREATDAGLEFAYDRFTAIRSPIDPSNPRYGANKSMNAAYGIVNAVKLGLGRFRMRGDVVRHRGQARLLEVSADPAKPMLIAAPALTRWTDDQGGRKSKAPNIEWWVDLIDDPTELEARVVEIPPLATP, from the coding sequence ATGAAGAAGCGACTGGTGATCTGCTGCGACGGCACGTGGAAATCGTCGAAGGACCCGCGGATCTCCAACGTCGAGAAGATCGCACGCGCGGTCAGGACCGAGGCGGCCGACGGTGCTGTGCAACTGGTGCACTACGTCAACGGAGTGGGTACGGGTTCGGGGTGGTCCGACCGGATCATCGGCGGTGCATTCGGCCGCGGCCTGGACTCCAACCTCATCGACGCCTACCGGTTCCTCGTCCTCAACTACGAACCAGACGACGAGATCTTCGTCTTCGGGTTCAGCCGGGGCGCGTACACCGCCCGGAGTCTGGTGGGCATGATCGGCCGGGTCGGGTTGGTGACCCCGGGCGAACTGGCAGCGAACCCCACCGAGAACCTGTTCGAGAAGGTGCTGCAGCTGTACCGCGGGGATCCTGGGGCAATGCCGAGGAACACACCAGGAGAACCGGTGAAGATCCAGTTCATCGGCGTGTTCGACACCGTCGGTGCCCTCGGCGTCCCCGGCATCACCCGCTTCCGGCACAAGTTCCACGACGTCAATCTCGGCGACAAGGTCCGTTTCGCGCGTCAGGCGCTGGCGATAGACGAGCGTCGACTCACCTTCGATCCGTGTGTCTGGAGCACCGCGGGCAACACTCGCACCGACGTCAAGCAGGTCTGGTTCGAGGGCGTCCACTCCGACATCGGCGGTGGACTCGACACCGCCGAACCATCGGAACTCACTCTCGCCTGGATGGTCCGGGAGGCGACCGATGCGGGCCTGGAGTTCGCCTACGACCGCTTCACCGCGATCCGCTCCCCGATAGATCCGTCGAACCCGAGGTATGGGGCCAACAAGTCGATGAATGCGGCGTACGGCATCGTCAACGCGGTCAAGCTCGGTCTGGGTCGGTTCCGCATGCGGGGGGACGTCGTCCGTCACCGGGGACAGGCCCGTCTACTCGAGGTCTCCGCGGACCCGGCGAAGCCGATGCTGATCGCAGCGCCGGCGCTCACTCGGTGGACCGACGACCAGGGCGGTCGAAAGAGCAAGGCGCCCAACATCGAATGGTGGGTTGATCTGATCGACGACCCCACCGAACTCGAAGCCCGGGTTGTCGAGATACCGCCGCTCGCTACGCCGTGA
- a CDS encoding cysteine hydrolase family protein produces MGYTVPRIDPATTAVIVVDMENDFVEASSPMASAQAREAIPQMQRVLELARKTGMKVVYSTHAHRPDGSDMGRFEDLYPPIAERASLVDGTPGIEIHPQLKPEPGEVVIKKHRYSAFYGTELDILLRNSGIKTVVIIGTTTENCCHATARDAMFRDYYVVFLADATGTFDYPDVGWGAMSATEVHAATLKILAFSTADVMTVDDLESRVVGG; encoded by the coding sequence ATGGGCTACACAGTGCCGCGCATCGACCCCGCCACCACCGCGGTGATCGTCGTCGACATGGAGAACGACTTCGTCGAAGCTTCGTCACCGATGGCCTCGGCGCAGGCACGCGAGGCGATCCCGCAGATGCAGCGGGTACTCGAGCTCGCCCGCAAGACCGGGATGAAGGTCGTGTACTCGACGCACGCACATCGGCCGGACGGATCGGACATGGGCCGCTTCGAAGACCTCTACCCGCCGATCGCCGAACGAGCCAGTCTCGTCGACGGGACACCGGGGATCGAGATCCATCCCCAGCTCAAACCCGAGCCGGGTGAAGTGGTGATCAAGAAGCACCGCTACAGCGCCTTCTACGGAACCGAACTCGATATTCTGTTGCGCAACAGCGGAATCAAGACAGTCGTCATCATCGGAACCACCACCGAGAACTGCTGCCATGCAACGGCCCGCGACGCGATGTTTCGCGACTACTATGTCGTCTTCCTCGCCGATGCCACCGGCACCTTCGACTACCCCGACGTCGGTTGGGGTGCGATGTCGGCGACCGAGGTCCACGCGGCGACCCTGAAGATCCTGGCCTTCTCCACCGCCGACGTCATGACCGTCGACGACCTCGAGTCCCGGGTCGTGGGCGGCTGA
- a CDS encoding M15 family metallopeptidase — translation MLGGPGATAAHAAPATAGLDPVLSAAYREASNTARAQNVPLWITSGKRTFGEQRQMWRDAIATYGSPETARRWVLPPTESPHVHGDAIDVGPREGAAWLEKAGYRWGLCRTFANEWWHFEVVTVPGLRCPPMWPDAATRADRRAG, via the coding sequence ATGCTCGGCGGGCCGGGCGCGACTGCGGCCCACGCCGCCCCCGCCACCGCGGGCCTCGACCCGGTGCTGTCCGCCGCGTACCGCGAAGCGTCGAATACCGCACGAGCACAGAATGTTCCGCTGTGGATCACGTCGGGGAAACGCACGTTCGGCGAGCAGCGACAGATGTGGCGCGACGCGATCGCGACCTACGGCAGTCCGGAGACGGCTCGCCGTTGGGTGCTCCCGCCCACGGAATCGCCGCACGTTCACGGCGACGCCATCGATGTCGGTCCGCGGGAGGGGGCGGCCTGGCTCGAGAAGGCGGGGTACCGATGGGGACTCTGCCGGACCTTCGCCAACGAGTGGTGGCACTTCGAGGTGGTGACGGTTCCCGGCCTGCGGTGTCCGCCCATGTGGCCCGACGCCGCCACCCGTGCAGACCGCCGGGCAGGCTGA
- a CDS encoding VOC family protein, with protein sequence MRIALTSIFVDDQRKALAFYTEVLGFTKHHDIPLGEDTWWLTVVSPEAPDGTELLLEPAGHPAVKPYRDALVEDGIPLAQFAVDDVEAEYTRLREHGVEFTQEPTDVGTAVVAVFDDTCGNLIQIAAVK encoded by the coding sequence ATGAGGATCGCCTTGACCTCGATTTTCGTCGACGACCAGCGCAAAGCACTGGCGTTCTACACCGAGGTTCTCGGCTTCACCAAGCACCACGACATTCCGCTGGGGGAGGACACCTGGTGGTTGACGGTGGTCTCGCCGGAGGCCCCCGACGGGACCGAGCTACTCCTCGAGCCTGCCGGACATCCCGCGGTGAAGCCGTACCGGGACGCGCTCGTCGAGGACGGTATCCCGTTGGCGCAGTTCGCCGTCGACGATGTCGAGGCCGAGTACACGCGGCTGCGTGAGCACGGCGTCGAGTTCACCCAGGAGCCGACCGACGTCGGTACCGCGGTCGTCGCCGTCTTCGACGACACCTGCGGCAACCTCATCCAGATCGCCGCGGTGAAATGA
- a CDS encoding RNA polymerase sigma factor, producing MTRRGAHAAAEHAARESYSRLVALLAAASGDLALAEDALASAFERALTTWPTDGVPTNPEAWLLTVARNQQRDVWKSAAHRSSAVLDDTDPGAAAVTPFDDIDLDAIGDKRLELLFTCAHPAIDPAIRTPLMLQAVLGFEAAEIAAVFAVTPPTMAQRLVRAKRRIRQARIPFVIPDRTAMPARLSAVLEAVYGCFAIAWNDADGSRPDTADSMAAEALHLAVTLASSLDEEPEAWGLAALIALSLARAPARTGPFVPLDEQDPRSWDPSLIRDGEAMLRRAALGLTGVRPGRFQLEAAMQSVHADRARTGIIDWVALQTLSAALVELTPTLGAQTAHAAIVGRATSPTAGLALLDRLAADDDVERFQPFQATRADLLARAGVLAMARDHYERAATLTEDPRVREHLRRRAARLA from the coding sequence ATGACCCGACGAGGGGCGCACGCCGCAGCCGAACATGCTGCCCGTGAATCGTATTCGCGGTTGGTGGCGCTCCTCGCCGCGGCGTCCGGCGATCTCGCGCTCGCCGAGGACGCACTGGCGTCCGCATTCGAACGCGCGCTCACGACGTGGCCGACCGACGGCGTGCCCACCAACCCCGAAGCATGGCTGCTGACCGTCGCCCGCAATCAGCAGCGCGACGTCTGGAAGTCGGCGGCACACCGGAGCTCGGCCGTCCTCGACGACACCGACCCCGGAGCGGCCGCCGTGACACCCTTCGACGACATCGACCTCGACGCCATCGGCGACAAGCGACTCGAATTGTTGTTCACCTGTGCGCATCCGGCGATCGACCCGGCCATCCGGACACCACTGATGCTGCAGGCGGTACTGGGTTTCGAGGCGGCGGAGATCGCCGCGGTGTTCGCGGTGACACCGCCGACGATGGCACAGCGCCTGGTCCGGGCGAAACGCCGCATCCGCCAGGCCCGCATCCCGTTCGTCATTCCGGACCGCACCGCCATGCCCGCACGGCTGTCCGCCGTCCTCGAAGCCGTCTACGGCTGCTTCGCGATCGCCTGGAACGACGCCGACGGCTCGAGACCCGACACCGCCGACTCCATGGCGGCCGAGGCGCTCCATCTGGCGGTCACCCTCGCATCGTCACTCGATGAGGAGCCCGAGGCGTGGGGTCTCGCCGCGTTGATCGCGCTGTCGCTGGCCCGCGCGCCGGCGCGGACGGGCCCGTTCGTCCCGCTCGACGAACAAGACCCGCGGAGCTGGGACCCCTCGCTCATCCGGGACGGAGAGGCCATGCTGCGCCGGGCGGCGCTCGGCCTCACCGGGGTGCGGCCCGGTCGCTTCCAGCTCGAGGCCGCCATGCAGTCCGTCCACGCCGACCGGGCACGGACGGGAATCATCGATTGGGTTGCGCTACAGACCTTGTCGGCAGCACTTGTCGAACTCACACCGACGCTCGGCGCGCAGACCGCGCACGCCGCGATCGTCGGACGTGCCACGTCACCCACGGCCGGGCTGGCACTCCTCGATCGCCTCGCCGCCGACGACGACGTCGAGAGGTTCCAACCCTTTCAGGCGACTCGGGCTGATCTGCTCGCGCGCGCGGGAGTGCTCGCGATGGCACGCGACCACTACGAGCGCGCGGCGACGTTGACCGAGGACCCCCGCGTGCGAGAGCACCTTCGGCGCCGGGCCGCCCGGCTCGCCTGA
- a CDS encoding ArsR/SmtB family transcription factor — MADMFHALDDSTRRAILDELTDRDGQTLFEICGRLTTRRGLSLTRQAISQHLAVLESAGLVHTEKRGRAKFHYFDPTPLAEIAERWPGPRKDLP; from the coding sequence ATGGCCGACATGTTCCATGCTCTCGATGATTCGACGAGGCGCGCGATTCTCGACGAACTCACCGACCGCGACGGACAGACGTTGTTCGAGATCTGTGGCCGTCTGACCACGCGTCGGGGATTGAGCCTGACCCGGCAGGCGATTTCCCAGCATCTGGCCGTGCTGGAATCCGCCGGCCTCGTCCACACCGAGAAGCGCGGCCGCGCCAAGTTCCATTACTTCGATCCGACCCCTCTCGCCGAGATCGCCGAGCGGTGGCCGGGCCCACGGAAGGACCTGCCATGA
- the fadD5 gene encoding fatty-acid--CoA ligase FadD5: MTASSEAAADLTTEPYRSRRNHWNNQVRRHAFMTPDKTAITYLDKHTTWKQLDDRAHAFGAALHRRGVEFGDRILISLLNRTEYIEAVLGATLIGAIPVPVNIRMSPAEVAYLVTDSGARVVVTERLLAPLAEAVSASTGAIDTIIVVDGSDNDAHLDFEELLAEDATDLPEVDVPEDTVAAIMYTSGTTGKPKGAMLTHQNFQAQAVTTIATTDGQADDVASIVPPLFHIAGIGGFAPVFYRGIRAVIHPLGAFDPETMLDTLEREGTTSVFMVPAQWQAVCAAQKAKPRELKLRAISWGAAPASDTVLNAMNESFPAALNMTAFGQTEMSPVTTILEGKDALRKIGSIGKVVPAVTARIVDPLMNDVKPGEVGEIVYRGPNLMKGYWNKPEATAEAFRGGWFHSGDLVRQDDEGFLYVVDRAKDMIISGGENIYCAEVENVLYGHPSITEAAVIGRAHEKWGEVPVAVVVLAEGVENLTLADLEPHLNENLARFKHPKDIVIIDELPRNAGGKVVKPRLRESYGSKDAGLAT; the protein is encoded by the coding sequence ATGACTGCAAGTAGCGAAGCCGCCGCCGATCTGACCACCGAGCCGTACCGGTCGCGTCGCAACCACTGGAACAACCAGGTTCGCCGGCATGCCTTCATGACCCCGGACAAGACGGCGATCACCTATCTGGACAAGCACACCACGTGGAAACAACTCGACGACCGGGCCCACGCGTTCGGCGCGGCACTGCACCGGCGAGGCGTGGAGTTCGGCGACCGCATCCTGATCTCGCTGCTCAACCGCACCGAGTACATCGAGGCGGTCCTGGGAGCCACGCTGATCGGTGCGATCCCCGTCCCGGTCAACATCCGGATGAGTCCCGCCGAGGTGGCGTATCTGGTCACCGACAGCGGTGCGAGGGTCGTGGTCACCGAGCGGCTCCTCGCGCCCCTCGCCGAGGCGGTGAGCGCATCCACGGGTGCGATCGACACCATCATCGTCGTCGACGGCAGCGACAACGACGCCCATCTCGACTTCGAGGAGCTGCTCGCCGAAGACGCAACGGACCTGCCGGAGGTCGACGTGCCCGAGGACACCGTCGCCGCCATCATGTACACCTCGGGGACCACCGGAAAACCCAAGGGCGCCATGCTCACCCATCAGAACTTCCAGGCGCAGGCCGTCACCACGATCGCCACCACGGACGGACAGGCCGACGATGTCGCGTCGATCGTTCCGCCGCTCTTCCACATCGCCGGCATCGGCGGATTCGCGCCGGTCTTCTACCGGGGGATCCGGGCAGTGATCCACCCGCTCGGCGCGTTCGACCCCGAGACCATGCTCGACACCCTCGAACGCGAGGGCACCACGTCGGTCTTCATGGTCCCCGCCCAGTGGCAGGCGGTCTGCGCCGCACAGAAGGCCAAGCCGCGTGAGCTCAAGCTCCGCGCCATCAGCTGGGGTGCGGCGCCCGCATCGGACACCGTCCTCAACGCCATGAACGAGTCGTTCCCGGCCGCGCTCAACATGACAGCCTTCGGACAGACCGAGATGTCGCCGGTGACCACAATCCTCGAGGGCAAGGACGCCCTGCGAAAGATCGGCTCGATCGGCAAAGTGGTTCCGGCCGTCACCGCCCGCATCGTCGACCCGCTCATGAACGACGTGAAGCCGGGTGAGGTGGGGGAGATCGTCTATCGCGGGCCCAACCTGATGAAGGGCTACTGGAACAAGCCCGAAGCGACCGCGGAGGCCTTCCGCGGTGGGTGGTTCCATTCCGGCGACCTCGTCCGCCAGGACGACGAGGGATTCCTCTACGTCGTCGACCGGGCCAAGGACATGATCATCTCCGGCGGCGAGAACATCTACTGCGCCGAGGTCGAGAACGTTCTGTACGGGCATCCGAGCATCACCGAGGCCGCGGTGATCGGTCGCGCGCACGAGAAGTGGGGCGAGGTGCCGGTGGCGGTCGTCGTGCTCGCCGAAGGCGTCGAGAATCTGACCCTCGCCGATCTCGAGCCGCACCTCAACGAGAACCTGGCGCGCTTCAAGCACCCCAAGGACATCGTCATCATCGACGAACTGCCCCGGAACGCCGGCGGCAAGGTCGTGAAGCCCCGCCTGCGAGAGTCCTACGGCAGCAAGGACGCCGGGCTGGCCACCTGA
- a CDS encoding MlaD family protein, protein MGVRRAAEPVAAGIVGAVRWGRRRRLGLSAVALAVTLVVGVAYLLFGALRINPGASQISIRVNLLQSGGLLPGQDVTMRGVAIGKVDAVQLHESGVVALVRVSSEAKIPADTAVRVSGLSPAGEQYLDFRPVDSAGPYLTDDAVIDSRRTTTPTPIAEVLEALQGTLDQVNPEELSIIVQELGVSPQGVDKLDSIVNGGIFMLSTLHTALPNTTSLLKSSKVILGTLGETAPQIQAMSADLRNVFSGVARMDGGFRQLVEQGPSTLSAVDAMFTDNSPTMVALLGNLVTISKLSYLRVPALEAIFPDHRGSVLEAIGSTFRDGGTWGIVDVYGRYVCDYDLPRKPPAIPDYPEPYLYTYCNDPDPAILVRGARNAPHPPGQEYLSGPPPGVDPRATADPTPRGPLSIPTPYGGQQVPLPLPPQ, encoded by the coding sequence ATGGGTGTCCGACGCGCCGCAGAACCCGTCGCCGCAGGCATCGTGGGGGCCGTGCGCTGGGGACGCCGGCGGCGGCTGGGACTGTCCGCGGTGGCGCTGGCGGTCACTCTGGTCGTCGGCGTCGCCTACCTGTTGTTCGGGGCGCTCCGCATCAACCCCGGCGCCTCGCAGATCAGCATCCGCGTGAACCTCCTCCAGTCCGGTGGTCTGCTACCCGGGCAAGACGTGACCATGCGAGGTGTCGCCATCGGCAAGGTCGATGCGGTGCAACTCCACGAGTCCGGTGTCGTCGCGCTGGTCCGGGTGAGCTCGGAAGCGAAGATCCCCGCGGACACCGCCGTCCGAGTGTCGGGGCTGTCTCCTGCGGGAGAGCAGTACCTGGATTTCCGGCCCGTCGACAGCGCCGGGCCGTACCTCACCGACGACGCCGTGATCGACTCCCGGCGCACCACCACGCCGACCCCGATCGCCGAGGTACTCGAAGCACTCCAGGGAACGCTGGATCAAGTGAACCCCGAGGAGTTGAGCATCATCGTCCAGGAGCTCGGCGTCTCGCCGCAGGGCGTGGACAAGCTCGACTCCATCGTCAACGGCGGCATCTTCATGCTGTCGACCCTGCACACCGCGCTGCCGAACACCACGTCGCTGCTCAAGTCCAGCAAAGTGATCCTGGGGACGCTGGGCGAGACCGCCCCGCAGATCCAGGCCATGTCGGCCGATCTGCGGAACGTCTTCAGCGGCGTCGCCCGGATGGACGGCGGGTTCCGCCAGTTGGTCGAGCAGGGTCCGAGCACGCTGTCCGCGGTCGACGCGATGTTCACCGACAACTCGCCCACCATGGTTGCGCTGCTCGGAAATCTGGTGACGATCTCCAAGCTGTCCTACCTCCGTGTGCCGGCACTCGAGGCGATCTTCCCCGACCACCGCGGTTCCGTCCTCGAGGCGATCGGGTCGACATTCCGCGACGGCGGGACGTGGGGGATCGTCGATGTCTACGGCCGGTATGTCTGCGACTACGACCTGCCCCGCAAACCTCCGGCCATCCCGGACTACCCGGAGCCCTACCTCTACACGTACTGCAACGACCCCGACCCGGCGATCCTCGTCCGCGGTGCACGGAACGCACCGCATCCGCCCGGGCAGGAATACCTCTCCGGTCCGCCGCCCGGTGTCGATCCGCGCGCGACCGCAGATCCGACCCCGCGTGGGCCGCTGTCCATTCCCACGCCCTATGGAGGACAGCAGGTTCCGCTGCCGTTGCCCCCGCAGTGA
- a CDS encoding MlaD family protein — protein MSRRFRRRGGRPSAVLGLGVAAVLGVSGCGVGLEQVPLPAPGAADKTYTLSARFANALNLPEGAKVRVAGADVGSVAAMHAEDFTALVELRIQSSTELPVGTVAELRSATPLGDVFVALEPPPPGKDTGGRLQNGDVLEADQTSSAATVEEVLATSALLVNGGAIRNLTKIVNGLGAAVGENGQTVAHLVDESTDLISTLADRSGEINRAMRTTSNLTATLGARRKDLSDAISAAAPAVGAVSANTGQVLDMVSNVDRLTELIGRFPSVRDTDTRSTIDDMNKLSYYFNLASLNPDADMDAVNSILAPLIKAASSTSAHANIDIEAIALGVVDDPNHKADPGMRVPDATDVVNVIGSLTYLLDKLYRQSTGGR, from the coding sequence ATGAGCCGGCGGTTTCGGCGGCGTGGCGGGCGTCCGTCGGCGGTACTCGGCCTGGGCGTGGCCGCAGTGCTGGGTGTGAGCGGATGTGGCGTCGGGCTCGAACAGGTCCCGCTTCCGGCGCCGGGGGCCGCCGACAAGACCTACACACTCTCCGCCCGGTTCGCCAACGCACTCAATCTTCCTGAGGGCGCCAAGGTGCGGGTGGCGGGCGCGGACGTCGGATCGGTGGCGGCGATGCACGCCGAGGACTTCACCGCCCTGGTGGAGCTTCGCATCCAGTCGTCGACGGAACTACCGGTCGGCACCGTCGCGGAGTTGCGCTCCGCGACACCGCTGGGCGACGTCTTCGTCGCACTCGAGCCGCCACCCCCGGGAAAGGACACCGGGGGCCGACTGCAGAACGGCGACGTGCTCGAGGCGGACCAGACGTCGTCGGCCGCCACGGTCGAGGAGGTCCTCGCCACCAGTGCGCTACTGGTCAACGGCGGAGCGATCCGGAACCTGACCAAGATCGTCAACGGACTCGGCGCGGCCGTCGGGGAGAACGGGCAGACGGTCGCACACCTCGTCGACGAATCGACCGACCTGATCTCCACGCTCGCCGACCGGTCCGGCGAGATCAATCGCGCGATGCGCACCACGAGCAACCTGACCGCCACACTCGGGGCTCGGCGGAAGGACTTGTCCGACGCGATCAGCGCCGCAGCGCCGGCTGTGGGCGCCGTGTCCGCCAACACCGGCCAGGTGCTCGACATGGTGTCCAATGTGGATCGACTCACCGAGCTGATCGGTCGGTTCCCGTCGGTACGCGACACCGACACCCGAAGCACCATCGACGACATGAACAAGCTGTCCTACTACTTCAACCTCGCATCGCTCAACCCCGACGCCGACATGGACGCGGTGAATTCGATTCTCGCGCCGCTGATCAAGGCTGCCAGCTCGACTTCGGCGCACGCCAACATCGACATCGAGGCGATCGCCCTCGGCGTGGTCGACGATCCGAATCACAAGGCGGACCCGGGAATGCGTGTTCCCGACGCGACCGATGTCGTCAACGTGATCGGCAGTCTGACTTATCTGCTGGACAAGCTGTACCGCCAGTCGACAGGAGGTCGGTGA
- a CDS encoding phosphotransferase: MQQTLKALAETSLAISPWAPAPKPTSVGEVDAAWLTKIFSAKTPGAVAESVTRLDGTSGTTDRNRLGIQWNRTGLDAGLPASVFVKSTPLNAKNRTMVAALDMAVNEVRFYDQIRPQLSDTLAPKSHFAHAGHGARHLLVLEDLEAAGCTFPFTLNEITLPGVEACLRTLAGVHAQFWNSPRLHSDLSWIAPESARPGFPLLLWQFRKTRKTILADESVELPPAARRMAEFANRNDKALHAKWEEGPQTMLHGDSHIGNTYLRPDGTAGLLDWQVIHRGPGLREVSYIMTHSTPADIRRGNEEKLLRAYLETLDDHGVEDVPTFDQAWQALRFFAFDAWDSIAICTVWPGLQPPDRVELAFAAANSMVEDLEVDKAIKKALA; this comes from the coding sequence ATGCAACAAACCCTCAAAGCCCTGGCCGAGACGTCGCTGGCGATCTCGCCCTGGGCGCCGGCGCCCAAACCCACCAGCGTCGGCGAGGTCGATGCGGCGTGGCTGACCAAGATCTTCAGCGCGAAGACGCCCGGAGCGGTCGCCGAGAGCGTCACCCGTCTGGACGGCACATCCGGGACCACCGACCGCAACCGGCTCGGCATCCAGTGGAACCGCACCGGACTCGATGCCGGTCTCCCCGCGAGTGTCTTCGTCAAGTCGACTCCACTCAACGCCAAGAACCGGACCATGGTGGCCGCGCTCGACATGGCGGTCAACGAGGTGAGGTTCTACGACCAGATCCGGCCGCAACTGTCGGACACACTCGCACCCAAGTCGCACTTCGCGCATGCGGGCCACGGAGCGCGCCACCTGCTGGTGCTCGAGGACCTCGAAGCCGCCGGATGCACATTCCCGTTCACTCTCAACGAGATCACCCTCCCCGGCGTCGAAGCGTGTCTGCGCACCCTTGCGGGCGTGCACGCCCAGTTCTGGAACAGCCCGCGCCTGCATTCCGATCTGTCGTGGATCGCACCAGAATCGGCACGTCCCGGATTTCCGTTGCTGCTCTGGCAGTTCCGCAAGACACGCAAGACGATCCTCGCCGACGAGAGCGTCGAGCTGCCGCCCGCGGCGAGACGGATGGCCGAGTTCGCCAACCGGAACGACAAGGCGCTGCACGCCAAGTGGGAAGAGGGCCCGCAGACCATGCTTCACGGTGACTCCCACATCGGGAACACCTACCTGCGCCCCGATGGCACCGCCGGCCTCCTCGACTGGCAGGTGATCCACCGTGGACCGGGGCTTCGCGAGGTCAGCTACATCATGACGCACTCGACGCCGGCCGACATCCGTCGCGGCAACGAGGAGAAGCTCCTGAGGGCATACCTCGAGACGCTCGACGACCACGGTGTCGAGGATGTGCCGACCTTCGACCAGGCGTGGCAAGCGTTGCGGTTCTTCGCCTTCGACGCCTGGGACTCGATCGCGATCTGCACTGTCTGGCCGGGTCTGCAGCCGCCGGACCGCGTCGAACTGGCCTTTGCCGCCGCGAATTCGATGGTCGAGGACCTCGAGGTCGACAAAGCGATCAAGAAGGCGCTGGCCTGA
- a CDS encoding YciI family protein, with product MHYSLLLHYAEQDASTLGEEAIQQGQAAFSAYTQALQDAGVLVSAEVLRHSDSTTTLRKVDGELVVQDGPFADTKEQLGGTIVLDVSDLDAAIEWARQAPPIDWGVVEIRPGATYTVSGAWTPNE from the coding sequence ATGCATTATTCGTTGCTGTTGCACTACGCCGAGCAGGACGCGTCGACTCTCGGCGAGGAGGCCATTCAGCAGGGGCAGGCGGCCTTCTCCGCCTACACCCAGGCCCTGCAAGATGCGGGCGTGCTGGTGAGCGCCGAGGTCCTCCGGCATTCCGATTCGACGACGACGCTGCGGAAAGTCGACGGCGAACTCGTCGTCCAGGACGGCCCCTTCGCCGACACCAAAGAGCAGCTCGGCGGGACGATCGTTCTCGACGTGTCCGACCTCGACGCGGCTATCGAGTGGGCTCGTCAGGCACCCCCGATCGACTGGGGTGTCGTCGAGATCCGGCCGGGCGCAACCTACACCGTGAGCGGGGCGTGGACGCCCAACGAATGA
- a CDS encoding oxygenase MpaB family protein, which translates to MVIQDTSRPAVEPVHAVEFGPHKRTAFDWAVDKSFQAIRDKFFRNVQFTEPKGDPGWFGPGSAVWYVHEHLPTVQIAMAAAAMMETLHPDMAWMAVEHTRALERKNGVPTGHFDDKAMASRAGHTLSFFYGVAMGSTPVAERVSRVVRGMHDRIEGVRPDGHAYRANDPDLLTWNYCTQAWALAASHKRYHPNPLSDERLEEFFHDYARMGRELGGADVPTTGAGVDKYLADSLPFLAITMPTVELLNPTAPWRYPVWQQPLLKLVHWAVQDLHPRWAQNLMNTRQYPRPVAAVRRRALKAILGSFRDGKIKEVYESYERVGAPLP; encoded by the coding sequence ATGGTGATCCAAGACACATCGCGGCCCGCTGTCGAGCCGGTACATGCAGTCGAGTTCGGCCCACACAAGCGCACCGCCTTCGACTGGGCGGTGGACAAATCGTTCCAGGCGATTCGCGACAAGTTCTTCCGCAACGTCCAGTTCACCGAGCCGAAGGGCGACCCGGGCTGGTTCGGTCCCGGCAGTGCGGTCTGGTACGTCCACGAGCACCTGCCGACCGTGCAGATCGCGATGGCGGCGGCGGCGATGATGGAGACGCTGCATCCGGACATGGCCTGGATGGCGGTCGAGCACACCCGCGCCCTGGAGCGGAAGAACGGCGTGCCCACCGGACATTTCGACGACAAGGCCATGGCGTCGCGGGCCGGCCACACCTTGTCGTTCTTCTACGGCGTCGCGATGGGCTCGACACCCGTCGCCGAGCGGGTGTCGCGGGTCGTGCGCGGCATGCATGACCGCATCGAGGGTGTCCGCCCCGACGGCCACGCCTACCGGGCGAACGATCCCGATCTGCTCACCTGGAACTACTGCACGCAGGCGTGGGCGCTGGCCGCCTCGCACAAGCGTTACCACCCGAACCCCCTGAGCGACGAGCGCCTCGAGGAGTTCTTCCACGACTACGCACGTATGGGCCGCGAACTCGGCGGGGCCGATGTGCCGACGACCGGTGCGGGGGTCGACAAGTACCTCGCCGACTCGCTGCCGTTCCTGGCGATCACGATGCCGACCGTCGAGCTGCTCAACCCGACCGCGCCGTGGCGCTATCCGGTGTGGCAGCAGCCACTCCTCAAGCTCGTGCACTGGGCGGTCCAGGACCTGCACCCGCGGTGGGCGCAGAACCTGATGAACACGCGGCAGTACCCGCGCCCCGTCGCCGCGGTTCGGCGTCGTGCGCTCAAGGCAATCCTCGGGTCCTTCCGGGACGGGAAGATCAAAGAGGTCTACGAGTCCTACGAGCGCGTCGGAGCACCGTTGCCGTAG